A region of the Halostella limicola genome:
CGGTGAACTCCGCGAACGCCCGCGTCTGGAAGACGGGCTTCACCTGTCCCCACGCGTAGCGGGTGACCTCCGGAACGTTCGCCACCGCGGTCCGGAATATCCAGTTGACGACCGGCGCGCGGAACGTCGCTTTCACGTCGTCGTACAGTCCCCGCTGCCACCCCTCCGCTTCGCGATCGTACACCTGATCGGTTCGGTCGACCATGGGTGAGGTTCGGTATCGAAGCGGAAGGGTTCGGGGGCGGCCTCACTGCTGCTCGGCCAGTCGCTCCACGCGTTCGAGCGAGTCCGCGTCGTCCGGGTCAACGTCGTCGCGGACCGCCAGAAAGCGCGGGAACCGGAGCGCGTAGCCCGATGAGTAGGTGGGCGACTCCTGTATCTCCTCGTAGCCGACCTCGAAGACGACCGCGGGCTCGACGTCCACGTCCTGCCCGTCCTCGGAGAGAACGTGGGGTTCGAGCAGCTCGGTCAGCTCCTCGAGTTCCTCGTCGGTGATGCCCGTCGCGACCTTGCCGAGCGTCTCGTACCCACCGTGAGACGAGGTCTCACGAGCGTCCGAACCCTGTTCGGACACGTCTTCGGTCCGCGCCGAGAGCAGGAAGGTGCCGAGGAAGTTCGCGCGGCGCCCCTCGCCCCACTCCGCGCCGGTGACGACGAGGTCGAGCGTCTCCACGTCGGGCTTGCGCTTGCGCCAGTTCTTCCCGCGGCGGCCCGGCGAGTACGCCGAGTCGGGGTTCTTCAGCATGATCCCCTCGTGCCCCGACTCCAGGGAGTCGGCCTCGACATCGGCTATCTCGTCGGGGTCGTCGGTGACCCAGAGCTTCGAGAGACCCTCGCCGCCGCCGAGCACCTCGGTCAGTTCCGCGTGACGCTCCGTCAGCGGCGCGTCGAGCAGGTCGTCGCCGCCGCGGTGCAGACAGTCGAAGAAGACCGGCCGCACCGCGACCTCCTCGCGGGCGGCGGCGACGTCGTGCTTGCGTCGGAAGCGCCGCAGGACCTCCTGGAAGGGGAGCGGATCGCCGTCCTCGTCGACGGCGACGACTTCGCCGTCGAGGATGACCGGTTCGTCGACGCGCTCATCGGCGAACTCGACGACCTCGGGGAGCGCGCCAGTCACGTCCTCCATGTTGCGGGAGAAGACGCACGTCTCGCCCTCGGGGTCGTGGTGTAGTTGTACCCGCGCACCGTCGTACTTCCACTCCACCGCGGCCTCCTCCCAGTCCTCCAGCGCCCCCGAGACGGTGCCTGCCTGCGCCAGCATCGACTGCACGGGACGGCCGACGTCGAGGTGCATCGCGTCCAGCCCCTCCTCGCCCTCGTCGCGGGCGACCACCGCGACGCGGCCGTAGTCGTTCGACACCTGAAGGGCGCGCTCGACGGACTCGACCGGCACGTCGAACGCCTGCGCGACGGCGTCCCGGACGGTGCCCTCCCCGACGCCGATGCGCATCTCCGAGAGGACGATGCGCGCGACGTAGCGGGCCTCCTCCGGATCGCACCGGTTGAACAGGCCGAACAGGAGGTCGATCTTCCTGTCCTGACTCCCTTCCCCCTCGGCAGTGGCCAGCGTCTCCAGTTCGTCGGCCACCTCGCCGACCGTGAGGCCGGCCTCCTCGCCGCCGGCGAACGCGCCGAGCCCCCGCTGCCCGCCGAAGTCGTAGCTGGCGGCCACGTCCCCGATCTCGCCGCGCTCCGCCAGGCGGTCCTCGACGTCGTCCGCGGAGACGTTCTGTCCGGCGGCCCGGGCGATGGCCTCGTAGCAGTAGTTCGGGCCGATGTCGAGCGTCGTCGACTCCCACGCGGGGAAGACCCGGCCCTGGACGAACCGGGTGACGGTCGGCAGGTCGTCGCCGGCCGCCGCGAGCAGGTCGGTCACCAGGTCGACGGTTTCGAGGTCGGCCGCCTCGGCCTCTATCTCTCCGGCGCGCTCGGCGAACTCGTCGAACTCCATCACCACCTCGTAGTCGAAGCGCGCAGGTGAACTTTGCCTTCCAGGTCGCCGCACGCGGCCTGCACGTCCGTACCTCGTAGAACTACGCCAGCCGCGGGTTTCAAGAGCGTCGCGGGCGCAGGAGACGGTAATGAACGAGGACCTCGCCGCGGCGGTCGACGACGTGCTGGCGACCGACGCCGAGCGGTTTCAGGAGCGAGTCGACGAGGAGGTCGAGGTCATCGTCGAAGAGCTACGCGACGGCACCTTCGACAACCCGCAGGCCATTCTGGGGCTGGAGTACGAGTTCTACGCCGTCGCCGACCCGCGCCCGGAGTCCCGGCAGACCCGCTCCGAGCAGGACGCCGGCGACACCTGCGCGCTGATGCGGGTCCCCCGGCGACTGCTCGAACTCATCGGCTTCGAGAAGGAGCTCGGGCTGCACAACGCGGAGATGACCGTCAGCCCCCAGCCGATGAACTCCCACGGCATCGCCGCGCAGGAAGAGGAGGTGAAAGCGCGCCTGTCAACCGCGCTGGAGACGGCGGGTGCGGAGGGGATGCGGCTGGTCAGCGACGGGATGTGGACCATCCCGCCCGCCGGGGAGACGGCCGCGTCGTACCTCACCGACAGCGTCGAGGACCGCGGCGTCCGCATCGCCTCGAACATGAGCGACTCGGTCCGGTACCACGCGATGGCGAACACCGACCGGGCGGACGTCGCCGGGATGCGCCTCGACGCCCCGCACGTCACCCTCGACGCGTCGACGGTGATGCCCGAGAGCCTCATCACGTCGATCCAGCCCCACTACCAGGTGCCGCAGGCTGTCGACCTCCCCGGCTACTTCCGGTACGCGCTGCGGGTCGCCGGTCCCATCCTCGCGCTCTGCGTCAACTCGCCGTTCTTCCCGCCGGACCTGTACGACGAGGACGCCGACCCGGAGGCGATCCTCTCGGACGCGTGGATGGAACACCGGATCAGCGTGTTCGAGACGGTGCTCAACGCCGAGCACGACACGGCCGGGAAGGTGCGGTTCCCCCGGGACATCTCGACCGTCGAGGAGGCCGTCCAGCGGATCGCCGAGGACGACACGTTCGTCCCGATGCCCGTCGAGAAGGGTGACCGCTTCGACGACAAGTTCGCCCACTTCCGGCTGAAACACGGGACGTTCTGGCGGTGGGTCCGCCCCGTGTTCGGCGGGCCGGACCGCTCGTCGGCGAACGCGCGCATCGAGTTCCGCCCCGTCGCGGCGCAGCCGACGGTCCGGGACTCCGTCGCCGTGCTCGCTACCTTTGCAGGCCTCATGGAGAGCCTGCCGCGGCTCGAACACCCCGTCTCCGACATGGACTGGGACGTGGCGCGGGACAACTTCTACGCCGCGATGCGGGACGGCCTCGACGCGGACCTCCGCTGGATCACCAACGACGGCGAGCCGACGACGGAGTTCGACGCCATGTACGCCGACCTGTTCGACCACGCCGAGGCGGGCCTGCAGGCCCGCGGGCTGTCGGACGAGGAGGCGGCGAAGTACCTCTGGCCGCTCCGCCAGCGCGCCCGCCACCGGCTGACCCCCGCGGACTGGAAGCACGAGCAGGTCCGGAAGCGCCTCTACAACGGCGACACCTTCGAGGCAGCCGTCTACGGGATGCAGCGCGAGTACGTCGACCGCCAGCGCGATTCCCTGATCGACGGGAGCTTCGCCGACTGGGTGGACGACCGCTGAGACCGCGCTAGCCGGAAGCGATATGGCACCCGGGTGAAATACGGGGATATATGGTGACGTTTCTCTCGGGCGGCACCGGCACGCCGAAGCTCCTCGACGGTGCCGCCGCCGCGTTCTCGCCGGACGACACGACAGTGGTCGCGAACACGGGCGACGACGTCGAACTCGGCGGGCTGATGGTCTGTCCCGACCTCGACACCCTCCTCTTTCAGGGGGCAGGGATCCTGGACCGGGAAAGCTGGTGGGGGATCGGCGGCGACACGGAGCGCACGCACAGCGCGCTCGGCGACATCGCCGGCGCGATGGGCCTCGAAACGGGGCCGCAGTACCTCCCCGACGACCTGCAGACCGCCGGCAGGGACCTGGCCGCGTGGCGCAGGTTCTCCGGCGTCGCGGAGTTCATGACGATCGGCGACCGCGACCGCGCGGTCCACATCACCCGGACGAGCCTGCTCGACCGGGGGGAGACGCTCTCCGAGGTGACCGAGACGTTCGCGGACGGGTTCGACCTCTCCGTCGACCTCCTGCCGATGAGCGACGACCCGGTCGCGAGCCTCATCCACACGCCCGACGGGAAGATGCACTTTCAGGAGTACTGGGTCGCTCGCCGCGGCGAACCCGAGGTCGAGCAGGTGGAGTTCCGCGGCGCGTCGGCGGCCGAGCCCGCGCCGGGTGTCCTCGACGCGCTGGAGGACGACGTCGTGATCGGCCCGTCGAACCCGGTGACGAGCATCGGACCGATGCTCTCTATCGAGGGCATCGGGGGGAAGCTCCAGGAGACGACCGTCGTCGCCGTCTCGCCGTTCGTCGAGGACGAGGTGTTCTCAGGCCCCGCCGGGGACCTCATGGAGGCCGTCGGCGGCGAGCCGTCGACCGCGGGCCTGACGACGGCGTACCCCTTCGCCGACGCGTTCGTCCTCGACGAGGACGACGGCACGGAGTTCGACCGCCCGGTCGTCCGCACGGACACGGAGATAAACGGGCGCGAGGACGCCGCCCGGGTCGCGAAGGCGACGGCGAAGGCCCTGGAGGAGGCGAAGGCGACGGAGGTCGCGTAGTGTTCTCGCCCCGCGTCGCCCTGGCGAGCCTCAGCGGCGAGGCCGACGCCGAGTGGGCCCGCGCGGCCGACGAGTTCGCGGGCGCCGCCTTCCTCGGCGGCATCGCGCTGGACGAGCGCTCCCGCGCGGCCGCCCGCGACATGGTCGAGAGCCGCGACCGGACCGAGTTCCTGCCGCCGGACCCGCTCGCGTTCATCGACGAGCAACTGGCGGCGCTCGACGACGCGCCGCTGCTGACGGGGTTCAACGTCCGGAGCGCGACCCCGGAACCGGTCCGCGAGGCGGCCGCGGTCTGTGCCGCCCACGACGCCGTCCTCGAAGTCAACGCCCACTGCCGGCAGGAGGAACTCTGCGCCGCCGGCTGCGGCCAGACGCTCCTGCGCGACACGGACCGGGTCTGCGAGTACGTCCGCGCGGCGGCGGAGACCGACGCGACGGTGAGCGTGAAAGTCCGCACCGAGGTCGGCGGCGTCGACCTGCCCGAGACCGCTCGCCGGATCGACGAGGCGGGGGCCGACGTCGTCCACGTGGACGCGATGGACTCCGAGCGCGTCGTCGCCGACGTGGTCGAGGCGACGGACGCGTTCGTGATCGCCAACAACGGCGTGCGCGACCGGGAGACCGTCGCCGAGTACGTCGAGCACGGCGCGGACGCCGTCAGCGTCGGCCGGCCGAGCGATGACCCGGCGGTGCTGTCGCGCGTCCGCGCGGCTGCGGACGACCTCCTCGCGCCGGAAGCCCACTCCTAAGTGGCCGCGGGAGAAAACCCACGGCCATGAGAACGCCGGCGCAGAACGCCGAACTCGCCCTTCTGCTCGAAGTCGCGGGGACGCCGAAACCGGGCAACGTCGACCGCGAGCGCGAGTACCCGGACCTGCGGTTCGAACACTTCCTTGCGGGCGCAGTGGGCGCCCGCGACGGCCTCGACGCGGCGGCCGACGGCGCGCCCGTCGGGGAGGCCTTCGAAAGCGCGGTCGAGGGGATGAGCCAGCAGCGCGGCGGCAACACGCAGTTCGGGGCGCTGCTGCTCCTGACGCCGCTCGTCCGCGCGGCGGAGGACCTCACTCCCGACGCCGTCACCGCGGTCGTCGAGGACACGACGGTCGAGGACGCCGCGAACTTCTACCGCGCGTTCGACCACGTCGACGTGTTCGCCGGCGACCTGCCGGCGGACGCCGACGCGCTGGACGTGCGCCGCGGGAGCGACGCCGTCCCCGAAGTGCGCGAACGCGGCCTGACGCTGTACGAGGTGATAGCGGAGAGCGCCGACCGCGACGGCGTCGCCCGCGAGTGGGTCGACGGCTTCGAGCGGACGTTCCGCGCGGCCGACCGCATCGCCGACGGCGAGGGGCCGGTCCCGGGGCGCGCCGCCGAGACGTTCCTCTGGCTGCTCTCGCGCCGACCGGACACGTTCGTCGCAAAGCAGCACGGGCCGGAGGCGGCCCGGAGCGTCATGGTCCGCGCGCAGGAGGCGCGGGAGGACGGCCCCCAGCTCGTCGACGCGTTCGCGGAGTCGCTCGTCGAGTCCGGCGTCAACCCCGGGACGACGGCGGATATCGTCGCCGCCGGCCTGTTCGTCGCGCTCGAACGCGACGGGATCGAGGTATGAGCGGCGACGGCGACTGGCCCGTCGAGCTGCGGGGCGTGACGGAGTCGCTCGTCGCCACGCTCGGCCCGAACGACCGCTGGAACGTCGCCCCGCTCGGCCTCCACGCCGGCGACCCCGTCACCGCGACGACGTGGGGGAACACCCGTACCCGCCGGAACTTCCGCCGGCAGGGGGGAGGCTACGTCCAGTTCGCGCGCGACCCGCTGCTGTTCGCCGAGGCCGCGCTCTCCGTTCGCGAGACCGACGCGCCGGTGCTCGACGCCGCGGACGCCTGGGCCGAGGTCGACGCGGAGCGGGTCGACGCGGGCGAGGACGGCGGCACGCGGTGGGAGGAGTGGGCGCTCCGACCGGTCGACTCGGC
Encoded here:
- a CDS encoding tRNA-dihydrouridine synthase, which translates into the protein MFSPRVALASLSGEADAEWARAADEFAGAAFLGGIALDERSRAAARDMVESRDRTEFLPPDPLAFIDEQLAALDDAPLLTGFNVRSATPEPVREAAAVCAAHDAVLEVNAHCRQEELCAAGCGQTLLRDTDRVCEYVRAAAETDATVSVKVRTEVGGVDLPETARRIDEAGADVVHVDAMDSERVVADVVEATDAFVIANNGVRDRETVAEYVEHGADAVSVGRPSDDPAVLSRVRAAADDLLAPEAHS
- a CDS encoding DUF447 domain-containing protein; translated protein: MSGDGDWPVELRGVTESLVATLGPNDRWNVAPLGLHAGDPVTATTWGNTRTRRNFRRQGGGYVQFARDPLLFAEAALSVRETDAPVLDAADAWAEVDAERVDAGEDGGTRWEEWALRPVDSAIERTTVPTTNRGYYAVVEATVAASRLGVDAYDADALRDRLAYFEEVVETCGGERERAAIRRVTELSEWKSQNESF
- the ligA gene encoding ATP-dependent DNA ligase LigA, translating into MEFDEFAERAGEIEAEAADLETVDLVTDLLAAAGDDLPTVTRFVQGRVFPAWESTTLDIGPNYCYEAIARAAGQNVSADDVEDRLAERGEIGDVAASYDFGGQRGLGAFAGGEEAGLTVGEVADELETLATAEGEGSQDRKIDLLFGLFNRCDPEEARYVARIVLSEMRIGVGEGTVRDAVAQAFDVPVESVERALQVSNDYGRVAVVARDEGEEGLDAMHLDVGRPVQSMLAQAGTVSGALEDWEEAAVEWKYDGARVQLHHDPEGETCVFSRNMEDVTGALPEVVEFADERVDEPVILDGEVVAVDEDGDPLPFQEVLRRFRRKHDVAAAREEVAVRPVFFDCLHRGGDDLLDAPLTERHAELTEVLGGGEGLSKLWVTDDPDEIADVEADSLESGHEGIMLKNPDSAYSPGRRGKNWRKRKPDVETLDLVVTGAEWGEGRRANFLGTFLLSARTEDVSEQGSDARETSSHGGYETLGKVATGITDEELEELTELLEPHVLSEDGQDVDVEPAVVFEVGYEEIQESPTYSSGYALRFPRFLAVRDDVDPDDADSLERVERLAEQQ
- the cofD gene encoding 2-phospho-L-lactate transferase; translation: MVTFLSGGTGTPKLLDGAAAAFSPDDTTVVANTGDDVELGGLMVCPDLDTLLFQGAGILDRESWWGIGGDTERTHSALGDIAGAMGLETGPQYLPDDLQTAGRDLAAWRRFSGVAEFMTIGDRDRAVHITRTSLLDRGETLSEVTETFADGFDLSVDLLPMSDDPVASLIHTPDGKMHFQEYWVARRGEPEVEQVEFRGASAAEPAPGVLDALEDDVVIGPSNPVTSIGPMLSIEGIGGKLQETTVVAVSPFVEDEVFSGPAGDLMEAVGGEPSTAGLTTAYPFADAFVLDEDDGTEFDRPVVRTDTEINGREDAARVAKATAKALEEAKATEVA
- a CDS encoding triphosphoribosyl-dephospho-CoA synthase, whose amino-acid sequence is MRTPAQNAELALLLEVAGTPKPGNVDREREYPDLRFEHFLAGAVGARDGLDAAADGAPVGEAFESAVEGMSQQRGGNTQFGALLLLTPLVRAAEDLTPDAVTAVVEDTTVEDAANFYRAFDHVDVFAGDLPADADALDVRRGSDAVPEVRERGLTLYEVIAESADRDGVAREWVDGFERTFRAADRIADGEGPVPGRAAETFLWLLSRRPDTFVAKQHGPEAARSVMVRAQEAREDGPQLVDAFAESLVESGVNPGTTADIVAAGLFVALERDGIEV